CAGGGCGACCCTGGGTTGAGCCTGTTCTTCGTTTCTCTTGACGATGACATCGTCACAAGTGGTGGCGCAGACACTGAACTCACCGTCAATCCCGACGCGACGGGTCGCGTGGATTCAAAGCGCGTCAAGGATTTCGTGGAGCACTGCCAGCGCGTTACCGAGGGGCAGCTGCTTGAGATCCACTCGCAAACCTGGAAATACAATCAGCTTCTTGCCGATCAGCGAGATATTCTCGACCAGCGACGAGCACGTCTTCTTGATTCTGACCAAGCTCTCCAAGAGCTGTCGCAGCGCGCACCAGAGCGCACCGCCGCGCTAGAAGGGCTTGACGACGACGTCCTGACCCAAGCAGCACGAGACATAATGCTCTTCCATTTGGATGCGGAGTGGTCGGAACACCTCGCGATGATGGACGATGTTCGTGAATCTATTCACCTGCGAGCCATCGCCCGAGAAACACCGATTGACGAGTTTCACCGCATCGCGGTCCGCGAGTTCAAAGATCTCGCACAGCGCGCAGTGGACCAGGCTGTAGAGACTTATCAGCGGGTAGAAATCGATTCCCAAGGTGCCCATTTGGAAGATGCCGGCTGGAAGCGTCCAAGCGCTACGTGGACCTACATGGTTTCAGATAACCCGCTGGCAGGAGGCGGAAACTCAGTCGTTTCGGGAATCGCCAATATGTTCAGGTGATTTACCCCCACTAGATGTTGAATTGTGTTGCTTCAGGCACGAGGGCATCGAATATCGCTATGATTGGTGTAAGCGTTAGTCCACAGATAATCGTCAGGAGTAGAAATGAGCGAGAACACCGGAACTCCGGAAGCACAGGTAGAAACCACATCGGTTTTTCGTGCCGACTTGCTGAAGGAAATGGAGAACGGTGCAAGTTCCGCCTCCACCACCCAAGGTGTTGAAAACCTGCCTGAGGGCGCAGCACTTGTCGTCGTAAAGCGTGGTCCCAATGCTGGTGCCCGCTTCCTTCTAGACCAGGACACGACCACGGCAGGCCGCCACCCAGAAGCTGACATCTTCTTGGATGATGTCACTGTGTCTCGTCGTCACGCAGAGTTCCGTCGCAATGAGGGCGAATTTGAAGTAGTCGATGTGGGCTCCCTGAACGGCACCTACGTGAACCGTGAGCCACGTAATTCCCAGACTCTGTCTTCTGGCGACGAGATCCAGATCGGCAAGTTCCGCTTGGTTTTCATCACTGGTGAGCAGTAGATTCTAAAGAGACAATTGTGCAGCGACCACCCAAGTTCGGGTGGCTGCTGCATTATGTCTAGAATCAAGATTTCCATGGTTGATTCTGCAATAAGTATTCCGTGATCCCTGTCCAACCGTTTGAGAAGTAGTAGAGCTAGAGACATCCCGTGAGCGCAATTCGCAAGATCCAGCAGCGCCAGTCGGCACCCCGGACTGGTAAGAAGACCATGTCTATTGGTGTCGTCATCGAACGACTGCGGGGCGAATTTCCCGACGTTACCGTTTCTAAGATCCGCTTCCTCGAATCCGAAGGTTTGATCACGCCTCAGCGTACGGACTCTGGCTATCGTCGTTTTACTGAAGATGATGTCGATCGGTTGCGCTATATTCTGGTTACCCAGCGCGATAACTACCTGCCGCTGAAAGTCATCCGCGAACAACTTGAAGCGATGGACTCCGGGCAAGTTACTGCTGTGCTCAGTGCGGCAGATGCCGAGCCGATTATTTCGGCAGACAACTTTCGTGCGCCTGCTCCTACGCGTCTAACCGATGTCGATGTTGCCGACCAGGCAAACACTGACTTGGGCACAGTCGCTGAGCTCACCAAGGTCGGTGTCATCTCACCAGATGGCTCTGGGCTGTACAACCCAGACGACGTTCGCATCGTGACTACCGCTTTGGCACTTCAAGAATTCGGATTTGATCTGCGCCACTTGAAGTCATTGCGCACAATGGCATCTCGCCAGGCGGACTTGATCGCGCAAGTAGCTAGCCCAATCGCGAAGTCACATAAAGCTACCGCGAAGCAACAGGCTGAGGAGCTTGGCCAGCAGTTGACCGCGCTCGTCGTCTCACTGCACGCCTCCCTGGTTAAGAAAGAACTGCGCGACCAGCTGGACTAAGACGGGGCCATTGTGCCTCCGAGTAGACTAGGTCACTATGACTACAGTCCCATTGGCATACTACGGTGTTCACACTCTCGGCCCAGAAAACTTTCTTTGCGCATTGCTGCGTTGGGAAGAACGGGGTCGGATTATCCCAGTTTGGTTGCCGCCAGTGGAGGGCTCTCGTTTAGCAGTCGCGGATGCCGAGTGGGATCCGGATCGCCCCGACAGTCATGATCTCTTGACGGAAATCATTGAACGATCCACTTCTGGAGTGAAATCAATCGAGATCTCCAGCTACTACAACGGTACTTTCGTTGCCACCGTTGAACTCGAAGATGGGGAAGAGTACGACGCTCGGCTTTCCGACGCACTGATTCTAGCCAGCAAGCTTAATCTCTTGGTGGATGCAGACGAGGCGGTGCTCAATCAAGCTTCGATGTGGATCTCAGAATCCGACGCTCATGAGTTCTTCGGCCTAGATCTCCCAGAGACCAACAATGAAGAAGAAACATCGGCGAGCGGCGACGCAAAAGCTGATGCAGATTTTGCGTCATTGATGCGTTCGATGGGTGTCGATGCAAGTGATATCGCCATTGACCTGCAGGGCACGGATGATACAGATGTTACAGATGGTTCCAATGGGGTAGAAGATGACAAGGATGAGATTTAAGTCTAAACTTCAACTTGAGGGTTAGAGTTCGGCGTGTTACGCGCGCTAGGGCTTGACCAAAGTCTAAGGTTGACATTTAATAGCCTTATACGCGCACTTTTAAACACCATTGGAGTAATTACGTGACCACAAACTCTTTCGATCACGACGACGCGATCGATCAACCAGTTCAGGAGTCCTTGTTCGATCTCGGCCCATCCGACGAGGTGGGCTACCGTGTCCCAATCGCCTGCCAAGTTGCCGGCATTACCTACCGCCAGCTTGACTACTGGGCTCGCACCGACTTGGTAAAGCCATCCATTCGTGGCGCAAAGGGTTCCGGCTCCCAGCGCCTCTACTCTTTTAAGGACATCCTCGTCCTGAAGATCGTTAAGCGCCTGCTAGATACCGGTATCTCGCTGCAGAACATCCGCCTTGCAGTGGACAAATTACGTGACCGCGGCGTCAATGACATTGCCGAGATCACCCTTGTTTCCGATGGCACCACCGTCTATGAGTGCCGCAGTGCCGACGAAGTTATCGACCTCCTCGGCGGAGGCCAGGGTGTGTTCGGTATTGCTGTTCCAGGCATCATGAAGGAACTTACTGGCACGATCTCTTCCTTCCCGTCGGAACGTATCGTCCACGAAGACGAGAATGTCGTCGGTATCGACGAGCTAGCGGCACGACGTCGTCGCAAGTCCTCGTAATTAACTCTTGGTGTTGAAGTAGCGCAAAGAAAACCACCCGCTAGCCCCGATGAAGGGGAGAGCGGGTGGTTTTACTTTTCCTTGTGATATTTCCTACTACAGCCCGGCTGC
The Corynebacterium breve genome window above contains:
- the ftsR gene encoding transcriptional regulator FtsR, which codes for MSIGVVIERLRGEFPDVTVSKIRFLESEGLITPQRTDSGYRRFTEDDVDRLRYILVTQRDNYLPLKVIREQLEAMDSGQVTAVLSAADAEPIISADNFRAPAPTRLTDVDVADQANTDLGTVAELTKVGVISPDGSGLYNPDDVRIVTTALALQEFGFDLRHLKSLRTMASRQADLIAQVASPIAKSHKATAKQQAEELGQQLTALVVSLHASLVKKELRDQLD
- a CDS encoding bifunctional nuclease family protein, which encodes MTTVPLAYYGVHTLGPENFLCALLRWEERGRIIPVWLPPVEGSRLAVADAEWDPDRPDSHDLLTEIIERSTSGVKSIEISSYYNGTFVATVELEDGEEYDARLSDALILASKLNLLVDADEAVLNQASMWISESDAHEFFGLDLPETNNEEETSASGDAKADADFASLMRSMGVDASDIAIDLQGTDDTDVTDGSNGVEDDKDEI
- a CDS encoding MerR family transcriptional regulator, translated to MTTNSFDHDDAIDQPVQESLFDLGPSDEVGYRVPIACQVAGITYRQLDYWARTDLVKPSIRGAKGSGSQRLYSFKDILVLKIVKRLLDTGISLQNIRLAVDKLRDRGVNDIAEITLVSDGTTVYECRSADEVIDLLGGGQGVFGIAVPGIMKELTGTISSFPSERIVHEDENVVGIDELAARRRRKSS
- the odhI gene encoding oxoglutarate dehydrogenase inhibitor Odhl, with translation MSENTGTPEAQVETTSVFRADLLKEMENGASSASTTQGVENLPEGAALVVVKRGPNAGARFLLDQDTTTAGRHPEADIFLDDVTVSRRHAEFRRNEGEFEVVDVGSLNGTYVNREPRNSQTLSSGDEIQIGKFRLVFITGEQ